The Micromonospora sp. NBC_01740 genome includes a window with the following:
- a CDS encoding DinB family protein → MTWRAPEITRTPEPYVGDERTMLEGWLDFHRQTLLLKCAGLTAEQLKTPSVEPSGLTLLGLVRHLAEVEAWWFRENLAGQQVDYPYFTPDNPDADHDVSAADAEADFATYHREVALARAAAAGRSLDETFTEVGPKRRTFNLRWIYVHMIEEYARHNGHADLIRERIDGVTGE, encoded by the coding sequence ATGACCTGGCGAGCACCGGAGATCACCCGGACCCCCGAGCCCTACGTCGGCGACGAGCGCACCATGCTGGAGGGCTGGCTGGACTTCCACCGGCAGACCCTGCTGCTCAAGTGTGCCGGGCTGACCGCCGAACAACTGAAGACGCCCAGCGTCGAGCCCTCCGGGCTCACCCTGCTCGGCCTGGTCCGGCACCTGGCCGAGGTGGAGGCCTGGTGGTTCCGGGAGAACCTCGCCGGCCAGCAGGTCGACTACCCCTACTTCACGCCCGACAACCCGGACGCCGACCATGACGTCAGCGCCGCCGACGCCGAGGCCGACTTCGCCACCTACCACCGGGAGGTGGCGCTGGCCCGCGCCGCCGCCGCCGGCCGGTCGCTCGACGAGACCTTCACCGAGGTCGGCCCGAAGCGCCGGACGTTCAACCTGCGCTGGATCTACGTGCACATGATCGAGGAGTACGCCCGGCACAACGGCCACGCCGACCTGATCCGCGAACGCATCGACGGCGTCACGGGCGAGTAG
- a CDS encoding alkaline phosphatase D family protein, with protein sequence MPAAHLLIGPLLRRVVGTTATVWVETSAPAVVTVRTADGAGGTAPTFSAYDHHYALVVVEGLTPDSATTYEVLIDDEVAWPVPKSDFPPSVIRTRAADDLDQPVRLVFGSCRETTQHATTRRLPPDALDAYARRLMADPATTEVPDLLVLLGDQVYADVTSPTVRRLLKRRRRRPKGAPGDQVVSFDEYTKLYLESWRDPEIRWLFSTVPSVMIFDDHEVIDDWNTSASWRSDMREQPWWAERITSGLASYWVYQHLGNLSPDEIAADPVYAKVVAAEDATGVLREFGQRVDTEADLAHDTERWRAVQYQWSYALDLGRTRLVMLDNRCSRVLEPGQRAMLPPGEWSWFLDRAHGVYDHLVVGASLPWLLPPGIHHVEAWNEKLADSRRPWVARLAEKLRRGLDLEHWAAFRRSFDALGALFARLGSGTPGEPGERVGAGPAYAPPASISVLSGDVHHSYVARARFDDRSVVTPVHQLTCSPIHNQVPAGMRPLMKLGWSSGPSGATRALARTAGVRRPPFRWKRLAGPYFGNAVATLVHAGRTAEVTIEGTTSDGHLREVMRQGLTPGG encoded by the coding sequence ATGCCCGCGGCACACCTGCTCATCGGCCCGTTGCTCCGCAGGGTGGTCGGCACGACGGCCACCGTCTGGGTGGAGACCAGCGCGCCCGCGGTGGTCACCGTCCGCACCGCCGACGGCGCCGGCGGCACCGCGCCCACCTTCTCGGCGTACGACCACCACTACGCGCTCGTCGTCGTGGAGGGGCTCACCCCCGACAGCGCCACCACCTACGAGGTGCTGATCGACGACGAGGTCGCCTGGCCGGTGCCGAAGAGCGACTTCCCGCCCAGCGTGATCCGCACCCGGGCGGCCGACGACCTCGACCAGCCGGTCCGGTTGGTCTTCGGCTCCTGCCGGGAGACCACCCAGCACGCCACCACCCGGCGGCTGCCCCCGGACGCCCTCGACGCGTACGCCCGGCGGCTGATGGCCGACCCGGCTACGACCGAGGTGCCCGACCTGCTGGTGCTCCTCGGCGACCAGGTCTACGCGGACGTGACGTCGCCCACGGTCCGACGGCTGCTGAAGCGGCGCCGCCGCCGGCCGAAGGGCGCGCCGGGCGACCAGGTGGTCAGCTTCGACGAGTACACGAAGCTCTACCTGGAGTCCTGGCGGGACCCGGAGATCCGCTGGCTCTTCTCCACCGTGCCGAGCGTGATGATCTTCGACGACCACGAGGTCATCGACGACTGGAACACCTCGGCCTCCTGGCGCTCCGACATGCGCGAGCAGCCGTGGTGGGCGGAGCGGATCACCAGCGGCCTCGCCTCGTACTGGGTCTACCAGCACCTGGGCAACCTCTCCCCCGACGAGATCGCCGCCGACCCGGTCTACGCCAAGGTCGTCGCGGCGGAGGACGCCACCGGCGTGCTGCGCGAGTTCGGGCAGCGGGTCGACACCGAGGCCGACCTCGCCCACGACACCGAACGGTGGCGGGCCGTGCAGTACCAGTGGAGCTACGCGCTGGACCTGGGCCGGACCCGGCTGGTCATGCTCGACAACCGGTGCAGCCGGGTGCTGGAGCCGGGCCAGCGGGCGATGCTGCCCCCGGGCGAGTGGTCGTGGTTCCTCGACCGCGCCCACGGCGTCTACGACCACCTGGTGGTCGGCGCGTCCCTGCCCTGGCTGCTGCCGCCGGGCATCCACCACGTGGAGGCGTGGAACGAGAAGCTGGCCGACTCGCGGCGGCCCTGGGTCGCCCGGCTGGCCGAGAAGCTGCGCCGGGGGCTGGACCTGGAGCACTGGGCCGCGTTCCGCCGCTCGTTCGACGCGCTCGGCGCGCTCTTCGCCCGCCTCGGCAGCGGCACCCCCGGCGAGCCCGGCGAGCGCGTCGGGGCCGGCCCGGCGTACGCGCCACCGGCGTCGATCAGCGTGCTCTCCGGCGACGTGCACCACTCGTACGTGGCGCGGGCGCGGTTCGACGACCGGAGCGTGGTCACCCCGGTGCACCAGCTCACCTGCTCGCCCATCCACAACCAGGTCCCGGCCGGGATGCGCCCGCTGATGAAGCTCGGCTGGTCGTCCGGGCCGTCCGGGGCCACCCGGGCGCTGGCCCGCACCGCCGGCGTACGCCGCCCGCCGTTCCGCTGGAAGCGGCTGGCCGGGCCGTACTTCGGCAACGCGGTCGCCACGCTGGTGCACGCCGGCCGGACGGCCGAGGTGACGATCGAGGGCACCACCAGCGACGGCCACCTGCGCGAGGTCATGCGGCAGGGCCTGACCCCCGGCGGGTGA
- the ftsY gene encoding signal recognition particle-docking protein FtsY: MTEYLLIALALLGVLILGGIGLVVPRLRRRPEPPLPKTEVDTRAEEDLAGPPVQAPEAELSTGILVEPPVVEAPAPVLEVPEPTAGRLVRLRSRLSRSQNVFGKSLLGLLSRDHLDEDTWEEIEDSLITADVGVDATRDIVDRLRERTRVLGTRSGGELRALLAAELVNALDPTLDRSLRTAPKEGVPAVVLVVGVNGAGKTTTCGKIARVLVADGRSVLLGAADTFRAAAADQLETWGGRVGAETVRGPEAADPASVAFDAVKRGIDTGVDTVLIDTAGRLQNKIGLMDELGKVKRVVEKHGPIDETLLILDATTGQNGLEQARVFTEAVNVTGVVLSKLDGTAKGGIVIAVQRKLGIPVKLVGLGEGKDDLAPFDPAQFVDALLGTEPLARDA, from the coding sequence ATGACCGAATACCTCCTCATCGCGCTCGCCCTGCTCGGCGTGCTGATCCTTGGCGGCATCGGGCTGGTCGTGCCGCGGTTGCGCCGGCGACCGGAGCCGCCGCTGCCGAAGACGGAGGTCGACACCCGGGCCGAGGAGGACCTGGCCGGCCCGCCGGTCCAGGCACCGGAGGCCGAGTTGTCCACCGGGATCCTGGTGGAGCCGCCGGTGGTGGAGGCCCCGGCACCGGTGCTGGAGGTCCCCGAGCCGACCGCCGGCCGGCTGGTCCGGCTGCGCTCGCGGCTGTCCCGCTCGCAGAACGTCTTCGGCAAGAGCCTGCTCGGCCTGCTCAGCCGCGACCACCTCGACGAGGACACCTGGGAGGAGATCGAGGACAGCCTGATCACCGCCGACGTCGGCGTCGACGCCACCCGCGACATCGTCGACCGGCTGCGCGAGCGGACCCGGGTCCTCGGCACCCGCTCCGGCGGCGAGCTGCGCGCCCTGCTCGCCGCCGAGCTGGTCAACGCGCTCGACCCGACCCTGGACCGGTCCCTGCGGACCGCGCCCAAGGAGGGCGTGCCGGCGGTCGTGCTGGTCGTCGGCGTCAACGGCGCGGGCAAGACCACCACCTGCGGCAAGATCGCCCGGGTGCTCGTCGCCGATGGCCGCAGCGTGCTGCTCGGCGCCGCCGACACCTTCCGGGCGGCCGCCGCGGACCAGCTGGAGACCTGGGGCGGTCGGGTCGGCGCGGAGACCGTGCGGGGCCCGGAGGCGGCCGACCCGGCCAGCGTGGCCTTCGACGCCGTCAAGCGGGGCATCGACACCGGCGTGGACACCGTGCTCATCGACACCGCCGGCCGGCTGCAGAACAAGATCGGCCTGATGGACGAGCTGGGCAAGGTCAAGCGGGTGGTGGAGAAGCACGGCCCGATCGACGAGACACTGCTGATCCTCGACGCCACCACCGGGCAGAACGGGCTGGAGCAGGCCCGGGTCTTCACCGAGGCGGTCAACGTGACCGGTGTCGTGCTCAGCAAGCTCGACGGCACCGCCAAGGGCGGCATCGTGATCGCCGTGCAGCGCAAGCTGGGCATCCCGGTCAAGCTGGTCGGGCTCGGCGAGGGCAAGGACGACCTGGCCCCGTTCGACCCCGCCCAGTTCGTCGACGCGCTGCTCGGTACCGAGCCGCTCGCCCGGGACGCGTAA
- a CDS encoding aminoglycoside phosphotransferase family protein has translation MTTDDRAYAGWRDPSHPSTGLGRPYVTSQEIPLHGGNVSTVVRVGDTVRRNAGPWTPSVHALLRHLEYVGFTGAPRALGMDERNREVLSYLEGECGEYPLAPHWVTDEALVTVATMLRMFHDAQYGFVPPPGAVWRSFGPPPPDTEVICHHDAAPHNVIWRPDGTLGLIDFDLASPGARIYDVAYAAWTWVPIFSDRDSITLGWKHPDRPRRLRLFADAYGLIPRDRHRLIRTIRKRIVDHVEGIRRMAAAGEPAFVRIVHKGHLRRPMRDLRLLDYERNALEYALR, from the coding sequence GTGACGACCGACGATCGCGCCTACGCCGGGTGGCGCGACCCCAGCCACCCGTCGACGGGCCTCGGGAGACCGTACGTGACTTCGCAGGAGATCCCGCTGCACGGCGGGAACGTCAGCACCGTCGTCCGGGTCGGCGACACGGTCCGGCGCAACGCCGGGCCGTGGACGCCCTCGGTGCACGCCCTGCTGCGCCACCTGGAGTACGTCGGGTTCACCGGCGCCCCCCGCGCGCTCGGCATGGACGAGCGCAACCGGGAGGTCCTGTCGTACCTGGAGGGGGAGTGCGGGGAGTACCCGCTGGCCCCGCACTGGGTCACCGACGAGGCGCTGGTGACCGTCGCCACCATGCTCCGCATGTTCCACGACGCCCAGTACGGCTTCGTCCCGCCGCCGGGCGCGGTGTGGCGCTCGTTCGGACCGCCGCCGCCGGACACCGAGGTGATCTGCCACCACGACGCCGCCCCGCACAACGTGATCTGGCGGCCCGACGGCACCCTGGGGCTGATCGACTTCGACCTCGCCTCGCCCGGCGCCCGGATCTACGACGTGGCGTACGCGGCCTGGACCTGGGTGCCGATCTTCTCCGACCGGGACTCGATCACGCTCGGCTGGAAGCACCCCGACCGGCCGCGCCGGCTGCGCCTCTTCGCCGACGCGTACGGGCTCATCCCCCGGGACCGGCACCGGCTGATCCGGACCATCCGCAAGCGGATCGTGGACCACGTGGAGGGCATCCGCCGGATGGCCGCCGCCGGTGAGCCGGCCTTCGTCCGGATCGTGCACAAGGGGCACCTGCGCCGGCCGATGCGGGACCTGCGGCTGCTCGACTACGAGCGCAACGCCCTGGAGTACGCGCTGCGCTGA
- a CDS encoding ammonium transporter, whose product MPEAPTIDSGNTVWLLVSTALVLLMTPGLALFYGGLNRSKGVLNMMMMSFSAIGLISVLWWFYGFSIAFGSDVNGLWGDPGAYLGTKTFLAETDLWGATAENPSGIGVPLYVFMAFQMMFAVITVALISGAISDRAKFAGWLLFAFGWATLVYFPVAHWVWGGGIIGGDLHALDFAGGTAVHINAGAAALALVLVLGKRLGWPREGMKPHNIPLVALGAGLLWFGWFGFNAGSELTVDSVAGLAFINTQLATAAAVLGWIVVEWIKDRKPTLVGASSGAIAGLVAITPACGFIAPWAAVLLGLVAGSVCALAISLKYKLGYDDSLDVVGVHFVGGWIGSLWLGLFATNSVNGAITDVIGASDGLFYGGGVTQLGRQALAGLIVTVWSFAVAWVLAFGIEKTIGFRLRAEDEVGGIDIAEHAESGYDLSPATGSGGGSAFAMAGLTGARPATEPATAPAEPTVPAAEPTVPAAEPTVPAAEPAEPAAGSAAETVAR is encoded by the coding sequence GTGCCTGAGGCACCCACGATCGATTCCGGCAACACCGTGTGGTTGCTGGTGTCGACGGCGCTCGTGCTGCTCATGACGCCCGGACTGGCGCTGTTCTACGGCGGCCTCAACAGGTCCAAGGGTGTACTGAACATGATGATGATGAGCTTCTCCGCGATCGGGCTCATCTCCGTTTTGTGGTGGTTCTACGGTTTCAGCATCGCCTTCGGTAGCGATGTCAACGGGCTCTGGGGCGACCCGGGCGCCTACCTCGGTACCAAGACCTTCCTCGCCGAGACCGACCTCTGGGGCGCGACGGCGGAGAACCCGAGCGGCATCGGCGTCCCGCTCTACGTGTTCATGGCCTTCCAGATGATGTTCGCCGTGATCACCGTCGCGCTGATCAGCGGCGCGATCTCCGACCGGGCGAAGTTCGCCGGCTGGCTGCTCTTCGCGTTCGGCTGGGCGACGCTTGTCTACTTCCCGGTCGCGCACTGGGTGTGGGGCGGCGGCATCATCGGCGGCGACCTGCACGCGCTCGACTTCGCCGGCGGCACCGCCGTGCACATCAACGCCGGCGCGGCGGCTTTGGCCCTGGTGCTGGTGCTCGGCAAGCGGCTCGGCTGGCCCCGGGAGGGCATGAAGCCGCACAACATCCCGCTCGTCGCGCTCGGCGCGGGACTGCTCTGGTTCGGCTGGTTCGGCTTCAACGCCGGTTCCGAGCTCACCGTCGACTCGGTCGCCGGCCTGGCCTTCATCAACACCCAGCTCGCCACGGCCGCCGCCGTGCTCGGCTGGATCGTCGTCGAATGGATCAAGGACAGGAAGCCGACCCTGGTCGGCGCCTCGTCCGGTGCCATCGCCGGCCTGGTCGCCATCACCCCGGCCTGCGGCTTCATCGCCCCCTGGGCGGCGGTGCTGCTCGGGCTCGTCGCCGGGTCGGTCTGCGCGCTGGCGATCAGCCTCAAGTACAAGCTCGGCTACGACGACTCGCTCGACGTAGTCGGCGTGCACTTCGTCGGTGGCTGGATCGGCTCGCTCTGGCTCGGCCTCTTCGCCACCAACTCGGTCAACGGCGCGATCACCGACGTGATCGGCGCCTCCGACGGGCTCTTCTACGGCGGCGGGGTGACCCAGCTCGGCCGGCAGGCCCTGGCCGGCCTGATCGTCACCGTCTGGTCCTTCGCGGTGGCCTGGGTGCTCGCCTTCGGCATCGAGAAGACGATCGGCTTCCGCCTGCGGGCCGAGGACGAGGTCGGCGGCATCGACATCGCCGAGCACGCCGAGAGCGGCTACGACCTGTCGCCGGCCACCGGCAGCGGCGGGGGCAGCGCGTTCGCCATGGCCGGGCTGACCGGCGCCAGG